The following are from one region of the Falco biarmicus isolate bFalBia1 chromosome 1, bFalBia1.pri, whole genome shotgun sequence genome:
- the SCARF1 gene encoding scavenger receptor class F member 1 isoform X1: MAVRAGRGSGHLMKKPKAGGRKRLTTGGTGRDGTDGTDGRQCRAGEPLGLGPLCPVRMGSTRPILCLQLWLWVQSSAQELDPDGRNVCRLPSGPACCPGWKQEGQECTAALCEGEDACGVDEVCVRPGVCFCKPGFFGADCSSRCPEQYWGPDCKRSCPCHRNGRCDPVSGRCTCDPNHWGELCQFPCQCGPHGRCDPLTGACRCEPGWWAPTCKKQCQCNPTSSHCDPLTGHCHCQPGWWGRRCSFKCSCNISPCAQETGKCECKAGFWGPACQRRCDCLHGSCSPVSGHCSCSPGWQGRSCREPCPAGKYGAQCVHSCGSCKRSQPCSPVDGFCLACQPGWNGTLCKEPCAPGFHGEGCLQPCPRCQRGEACDPETGSCLHCDPGWMGPSCNSSCPAGTFGDGCQLLCPECVAGSCDPVSGACICQAGYWGASCNDTCLEGYFGVNCSSPCQCSRGTCHPVRGDCVLSLKDHGALAAAILVPLLLLLLCIACCCCGASPADARDRAAVPDDDVVARMKHHVHGVLANLSAMMPCFSLGGYKLPKVTVSHHDTEIPFNPSFIEPPSAAWVSDSSFSSFDTDNEGPEYSVPPREGIPLLGGAELQDGVSPAGEALPDPSAFDSEDVSQPFAIPRTSSIAKAKRPSVSFAEGTKFGAAETPSPGRKPKSPWGPSKLSTPPGDTAAEPPTEQPASDCYESPEPLNKGEESHRPSPRATPGGRRRVISGTRHVAQRVEALEAAAKSSSWERKGKEPNVTTIYMMVGTAGQDPKAEGGGEGPVQAVLKRLGSLQRGKWAAKEEPKVRRSVEAIQKPPRRALAQCRDSVSSCKQRESVVGAPTEPSPGKHQQLPGKRQSFLLTSPSPKSTGAQDGAHDAAGATERGKSPELLSFETKGQVASKEEPKYENVTSSGADSPPSPTKELLATPAAT; encoded by the exons ATGGCGgtcagggcagggagaggcagtggACACCTCAT GAAGAAACCCAAGGCTGGTGGGAGGAAGAGGCTGACCACGGgagggacgggacgggacgggacggacGGGACAGACGGACgccagtgcagggctggggagccgCTGGGACTTGGGCCCTTGTGCCCTGTCAGGATGGGGAGCACCCGGCCcatcctctgcctccagctgtggctgtgggtgcagAGCTCTGCCCAGGAGCTTGACCCCGACGGCAGGAACGTCTGCAG GCTCCCCAGCGGCCCAGCATGCTGCCCCGGCTGGAAGCAGGAAGGGCAGGAGTGCACGGCCG cactgTGCGAGGGGGAGGATGCCTGCGGGGTGGATGAGGTCTGCGTGAGACCTGGGGTTTGCTTCTGCAAACCCGGCTTCTTCGGAGCAGACTGCAGTTCCC GCTGCCCTGAGCAATACTGGGGCCCCGACTGCAAGCGGAGCTGCCCGTGCCACCGCAATGGGCGCTGTGACCCGGTGAGCGGGCGCTGCACCTGCGACCCCAACCACTGGGGAGAGCTCTGCCAGTTCCCCTGCCAGTGTGGCCCCCACGGCCGCTGCGACCCCCTCACCGGTGCCTGCCGCTGCGAGCCAGGCTGGTGGGCACCCACCTGCAAGAAGCAATGTCAGTGCAACCCCACCAGCTCCCACTGCGACCCGCTGACCGGCCACTGCCACTGCCAGCCAGGAtggtggggcaggaggtgcAGCTTCAAATGCTCCTGCAACATCTCGCCCTGTGCCCAGGAGACGGGCAAGTGCGAATGCAAGGCTGGGTTTTGGGGGCCGGCGTGCCAGCGGCGCTGCGACTGTTTGCACGGCTCCTGCAGTCCCGTCAGcgggcactgcagctgcagccctggctggcagggcaggagctgccggGAACCCTGTCCTGCTGGGAAATATGGGGCTCAGTGCGTGCACAG CTGCGGGAGCTGCAAGCGCAGCCAGCCGTGCTCACCTGTGGACGGCTTCTGCCTGGCCTGCCAGCCCGGCTGGAATGGGACCCTCTGCAAGGAACCCTGCGCTCCCGGCTTCCACGGCGAGGGCTGCCTCCAGCCGTGTCCCCGCTGCCAGCGCGGGGAGGCCTGCGACCCGGAGACCGGGTCCTGCCTGCACtgtgaccctggctggatgggACCCAG CTGCAACAGCTCCTGCCCCGCAGGCACCTTCGGTGACGGATGCCAGCTCCTCTGCCCCGAGTGTGTTGCAGGGAGCTGCGACCCCGTGTCAGGAGCTTGCATCTGCCAGGCAGGCTACTGGGGAGCCAG cTGCAATGACACCTGTCTGGAGGGGTATTTTGGAGTGAACTGTTCCTCACCCTGCCAGTGCTCCCGGGGGACCTGCCACCCTGTGCGGGGTGATTGTGTGTTGA GTCTTAAGGACCATGGAGCCCTTGCAGCCGCCATCCTTgtccctctcctgctgctgctgctttgcatcgCCTGCTGTTGCTGCGGAGCCAGCCCAGCAGATGCTAGagacag AGCGGCCGTGCCAGATGACGACGTTGTGGCCAGGATGAAGCACCACGTGCATGGGGTGCTGGCGAACCTCAGCGCTATGATGCCTTGCTTTTCCCTGGGGGGCTATAAACTTCCCAAAGTCACAG TTTCCCACCACGACACAGAAATCCCTTTCAACCCCAGCTTCATTGAGCCGCCGTCGGCTGCGTGGGTTTCAGAcagctccttctcctccttcgACACTGACAACGAGGGACCAGAGTACTCCGTCCCTCCCAGAGAAG GCATCCCACTGCTGGGGGGGGCCGAGCTGCAGGATGGGGTGTCTCCTGCTGGTGAGGCACTCCCAGACCCATCTGCCTTTGACTCTGAGGATGTCTCGCAGCCCTTTGCCATCCCTCGCACCTCCAGCATCGCCAAGGCCAAGCGGCCTTCCGTGTCCTTTGCCGAGGGGACAAAATTTGGGGCAGCGgagacccccagccctgggcgGAAGCCCAAGTCCCCGTGGGGCCCATCCAAGCTGTCCACACCACCAGGGGACACAGCAGCTGAGCCCCCCACTGAACAACCAGCCAGCGATTGCTATGAGAGCCCCGAGCCCCTCAACAAGGGGGAGGAAAGCCACCGGCCATCACCCCGGGCCACCCCGGGGGGACGCCGGCGGGTGATCTCTGGCACCAGGCACGTGGCCCAGAGAGTGGAAGCACTTGAAGCAGCTGCAAAatccagcagctgggagaggaaggggaaggagccCAATGTCACCACCATCTACATGATGGTGGGAACGGCTGGGCAGGACCCCAAGGCAGAGGGGGGTGGCGAGGGACCGGTCCAGGCTGTGCTCAAGCGGCTGGGCAGCTTGCAGAGGGGCAAGTGGGCTGCAAAGGAGGAGCCCAAGGTGAGGAGGAGCGTCGAGGCAATCCAGAagccgccccgccgggccctgGCGCAATGCAGAGACTCGGTGAGTAGCTGCAAGCAGAGGGAGAGTGTCGTGGGGGCTCCCACTGAGCCATCCCCTGGcaagcaccagcagctccctgggaagAGACAGTCCTTCCTTCTCACGTCTCCCTCGCCAAAAAGCACAGGCGCCCAGGATGGGGCCCACGATGCTGCAGGTGCCACAGAGAGAGGCAAAAGCCCTGAGCTACTCAGCTTTGAAACAAAGGGACAGGTTGCGTCAAAGGAAGAGCCAAAATATGAAAACGTGACCAGCAGCGGTGCCGActcgccccccagccccaccaaggagctgctggccacccctgcagccaccTGA
- the SCARF1 gene encoding scavenger receptor class F member 1 isoform X2, giving the protein MGSTRPILCLQLWLWVQSSAQELDPDGRNVCRLPSGPACCPGWKQEGQECTAALCEGEDACGVDEVCVRPGVCFCKPGFFGADCSSRCPEQYWGPDCKRSCPCHRNGRCDPVSGRCTCDPNHWGELCQFPCQCGPHGRCDPLTGACRCEPGWWAPTCKKQCQCNPTSSHCDPLTGHCHCQPGWWGRRCSFKCSCNISPCAQETGKCECKAGFWGPACQRRCDCLHGSCSPVSGHCSCSPGWQGRSCREPCPAGKYGAQCVHSCGSCKRSQPCSPVDGFCLACQPGWNGTLCKEPCAPGFHGEGCLQPCPRCQRGEACDPETGSCLHCDPGWMGPSCNSSCPAGTFGDGCQLLCPECVAGSCDPVSGACICQAGYWGASCNDTCLEGYFGVNCSSPCQCSRGTCHPVRGDCVLSLKDHGALAAAILVPLLLLLLCIACCCCGASPADARDRAAVPDDDVVARMKHHVHGVLANLSAMMPCFSLGGYKLPKVTVSHHDTEIPFNPSFIEPPSAAWVSDSSFSSFDTDNEGPEYSVPPREGIPLLGGAELQDGVSPAGEALPDPSAFDSEDVSQPFAIPRTSSIAKAKRPSVSFAEGTKFGAAETPSPGRKPKSPWGPSKLSTPPGDTAAEPPTEQPASDCYESPEPLNKGEESHRPSPRATPGGRRRVISGTRHVAQRVEALEAAAKSSSWERKGKEPNVTTIYMMVGTAGQDPKAEGGGEGPVQAVLKRLGSLQRGKWAAKEEPKVRRSVEAIQKPPRRALAQCRDSVSSCKQRESVVGAPTEPSPGKHQQLPGKRQSFLLTSPSPKSTGAQDGAHDAAGATERGKSPELLSFETKGQVASKEEPKYENVTSSGADSPPSPTKELLATPAAT; this is encoded by the exons ATGGGGAGCACCCGGCCcatcctctgcctccagctgtggctgtgggtgcagAGCTCTGCCCAGGAGCTTGACCCCGACGGCAGGAACGTCTGCAG GCTCCCCAGCGGCCCAGCATGCTGCCCCGGCTGGAAGCAGGAAGGGCAGGAGTGCACGGCCG cactgTGCGAGGGGGAGGATGCCTGCGGGGTGGATGAGGTCTGCGTGAGACCTGGGGTTTGCTTCTGCAAACCCGGCTTCTTCGGAGCAGACTGCAGTTCCC GCTGCCCTGAGCAATACTGGGGCCCCGACTGCAAGCGGAGCTGCCCGTGCCACCGCAATGGGCGCTGTGACCCGGTGAGCGGGCGCTGCACCTGCGACCCCAACCACTGGGGAGAGCTCTGCCAGTTCCCCTGCCAGTGTGGCCCCCACGGCCGCTGCGACCCCCTCACCGGTGCCTGCCGCTGCGAGCCAGGCTGGTGGGCACCCACCTGCAAGAAGCAATGTCAGTGCAACCCCACCAGCTCCCACTGCGACCCGCTGACCGGCCACTGCCACTGCCAGCCAGGAtggtggggcaggaggtgcAGCTTCAAATGCTCCTGCAACATCTCGCCCTGTGCCCAGGAGACGGGCAAGTGCGAATGCAAGGCTGGGTTTTGGGGGCCGGCGTGCCAGCGGCGCTGCGACTGTTTGCACGGCTCCTGCAGTCCCGTCAGcgggcactgcagctgcagccctggctggcagggcaggagctgccggGAACCCTGTCCTGCTGGGAAATATGGGGCTCAGTGCGTGCACAG CTGCGGGAGCTGCAAGCGCAGCCAGCCGTGCTCACCTGTGGACGGCTTCTGCCTGGCCTGCCAGCCCGGCTGGAATGGGACCCTCTGCAAGGAACCCTGCGCTCCCGGCTTCCACGGCGAGGGCTGCCTCCAGCCGTGTCCCCGCTGCCAGCGCGGGGAGGCCTGCGACCCGGAGACCGGGTCCTGCCTGCACtgtgaccctggctggatgggACCCAG CTGCAACAGCTCCTGCCCCGCAGGCACCTTCGGTGACGGATGCCAGCTCCTCTGCCCCGAGTGTGTTGCAGGGAGCTGCGACCCCGTGTCAGGAGCTTGCATCTGCCAGGCAGGCTACTGGGGAGCCAG cTGCAATGACACCTGTCTGGAGGGGTATTTTGGAGTGAACTGTTCCTCACCCTGCCAGTGCTCCCGGGGGACCTGCCACCCTGTGCGGGGTGATTGTGTGTTGA GTCTTAAGGACCATGGAGCCCTTGCAGCCGCCATCCTTgtccctctcctgctgctgctgctttgcatcgCCTGCTGTTGCTGCGGAGCCAGCCCAGCAGATGCTAGagacag AGCGGCCGTGCCAGATGACGACGTTGTGGCCAGGATGAAGCACCACGTGCATGGGGTGCTGGCGAACCTCAGCGCTATGATGCCTTGCTTTTCCCTGGGGGGCTATAAACTTCCCAAAGTCACAG TTTCCCACCACGACACAGAAATCCCTTTCAACCCCAGCTTCATTGAGCCGCCGTCGGCTGCGTGGGTTTCAGAcagctccttctcctccttcgACACTGACAACGAGGGACCAGAGTACTCCGTCCCTCCCAGAGAAG GCATCCCACTGCTGGGGGGGGCCGAGCTGCAGGATGGGGTGTCTCCTGCTGGTGAGGCACTCCCAGACCCATCTGCCTTTGACTCTGAGGATGTCTCGCAGCCCTTTGCCATCCCTCGCACCTCCAGCATCGCCAAGGCCAAGCGGCCTTCCGTGTCCTTTGCCGAGGGGACAAAATTTGGGGCAGCGgagacccccagccctgggcgGAAGCCCAAGTCCCCGTGGGGCCCATCCAAGCTGTCCACACCACCAGGGGACACAGCAGCTGAGCCCCCCACTGAACAACCAGCCAGCGATTGCTATGAGAGCCCCGAGCCCCTCAACAAGGGGGAGGAAAGCCACCGGCCATCACCCCGGGCCACCCCGGGGGGACGCCGGCGGGTGATCTCTGGCACCAGGCACGTGGCCCAGAGAGTGGAAGCACTTGAAGCAGCTGCAAAatccagcagctgggagaggaaggggaaggagccCAATGTCACCACCATCTACATGATGGTGGGAACGGCTGGGCAGGACCCCAAGGCAGAGGGGGGTGGCGAGGGACCGGTCCAGGCTGTGCTCAAGCGGCTGGGCAGCTTGCAGAGGGGCAAGTGGGCTGCAAAGGAGGAGCCCAAGGTGAGGAGGAGCGTCGAGGCAATCCAGAagccgccccgccgggccctgGCGCAATGCAGAGACTCGGTGAGTAGCTGCAAGCAGAGGGAGAGTGTCGTGGGGGCTCCCACTGAGCCATCCCCTGGcaagcaccagcagctccctgggaagAGACAGTCCTTCCTTCTCACGTCTCCCTCGCCAAAAAGCACAGGCGCCCAGGATGGGGCCCACGATGCTGCAGGTGCCACAGAGAGAGGCAAAAGCCCTGAGCTACTCAGCTTTGAAACAAAGGGACAGGTTGCGTCAAAGGAAGAGCCAAAATATGAAAACGTGACCAGCAGCGGTGCCGActcgccccccagccccaccaaggagctgctggccacccctgcagccaccTGA